The following nucleotide sequence is from Diospyros lotus cultivar Yz01 chromosome 3, ASM1463336v1, whole genome shotgun sequence.
taattaaaaataagagaatgtTGTCAAACATTATcttgagttttaaattttataaatacaaatataaagtaattttcatccattttgatTCAAATTCctatgtaaattttaaataaacatgATTTTGatgtaatgataaaaaaaaaatttatttcattgtAACTTGGAAGTTATTGTCTGAAAGTTAAGAATTaacttatttgattattttttcaagtaaaacatatcaaaacattttaaaaaataaaaaattgaaacgtTTGCTTATAAGAAGGGATTAcgtttttaacaaaaataaaaatttagtaattacaatgataaaaaataaaatcaaatgattaatttattataaaatacaaattttaaatacttaaaagtataatttacctaaTTAAAGGAGACGGTGTGAGAAAGGTTTTcataaaaactgaaaaatattgataaatgcaccaaaaaatatgctCTAAATTTTAAGATGGAGAATTCGTGATTTTATCCTTATCTAGGGAGCGcattttatttgcattaatCATTATCCAGAATGAAATTTAGGAAATAAGCCAGAATTGCTACAAGAGTTTTGCCCAAATCACTGTTTCACCCATGAAACCAGGTCTCTTAGGGTTAATTTGTTACTTCATTTTTTGCTATATACAAAATCGTCCTTTTAGctataaaagaaattttatactAGGTTATTAATATCACGTGACAGCAAGATAACCTCTTTTCTTTTGTCCAAATTCTTAAAACCTTAGATgctatttttaatgaatttatcatgccaattttatttataaagttccttaattttatatatattttttatttttaaaatttaaaaaataagagcaagaatgaaaataaaatattttgactcTCAAAAACCATGGTGATCATAAAATCCCAGATACATCATTGATTTTGATTAAAGATTCACATATTCGATTTAAGAGAGTAACACCATTTGCTATCATCTTCCAATCCTTTATTGTGCAATCCCTCATACTATGGTAGTTGTAGTTCTTCCCTTTGTATTGTTGGCATTGTGACAACGAACTTAGTTGTGTCTGTGTCTATCGTCCTGCCTTTCACGAAACAAAAATAgattataaataatatcatacaaaaattatatacacAATAGTTAACAACTAAAATGTTAACATAATTTGTAAGTGTTAGGAAAATGGAGTTAAGAACTAAGGAAATAAAGTTttgaattcataaaaaaaatatttattatttataaacattaaatatgcattttaaattagttaaaaaattcaCTAAACTCTCTTACAACTTTTGATATTAGAAGCACAATATTATGTTTGAAGTTCCAATCAAAAACCGAAACCAGACAATAAGGGTACCTAAAAAGGATAGTCTCCTAATTTAAGGCTAATAGTCTTGTGTGTGGATTAAGTAATCTCCTTTTGACACTAGTGTTGAATGTTGATGGTTTCAAAcctagataaaaaataatttatgttaaatagATAATAGTTACTGTAAAAGAGCATAAAAAGTGCAATAGAAGTAATTGCGAGTGAGATTTAAACGTTTTTTAGGTGAGTTGATATATAAATTTCTATCTACTTATATccataatttatgaattattataaatactTAATAGAATAACGTAATGCTTGCTCGAAAAGATCGCCTGTCcagacaaaaaagaaaagaaaacgtGAAGAGGGGCGTGGGAGTTACCAATGTGCTTGAGGGCCATGTTGACTGAACTCTTGGCCGCCAACCTCCCAAAGCCAGGGTTCTCGTTGATAGAACCACGCAACCTCGTCTTCGTCTCTCTTTCTTCAGCGCTCGTCTTTCTTGCGTTCATCAGCCTGTCCACCATGCGACTGCCCAAAATTTGCTTTCCGTTTCCCGTTTGGATTTTGCCTCTCTCAGAAGTGGTTGTGACCTCTTGCTTCGGTTCCACCTTGCGACCCCTGGTCACGCTCGGCGAGCATGATTGCCGTCTCGTTTTTGGATTCAGTTCTGTCTTTTGCTGAACACTCGGAACATTCGGATTTCCAGATCGGCCCCGGGAGGTAGAAGATGATCGATCAGTCCGTAGATTGGGAGGCGTTTCGTCGGGAAATCCTGGAATTTGAGCTGCAACTGTTGATCTGACCGGCCGAGGAGACACTCCTCTGCTCTtcggttttggttttgaatccATTGATCCAATGCTCTTCGAGAGGCTTGAATTTGAAGTGATCAGTAAATTCTGAGTGCTTTCTTTCTGCTGATTCATGGCTTTTACAGCTGTCAAATCCACGCTAGGTCTTCTACCGAAATGGTCGGTGCTTGATTGGTTCGTAATTTTTAGCTGGCTGGAGATCGATTTGCTTCCAGTGGATTTGTTATGGAGCGCCGAGAGGATTGGCCTCTCGCCGGGGGTCACAGATCTCAAAGGagcttttgattttggttttggataTTTGCCTCTCTCACTACTGGCTTTGTTCGTCGCCGAATTGCCTGAAAACTGAATTATAAAGCTTGCTATCAATCAACTTTTAGGAAGGAAATTGAGTCGATCAAAACAGTCTGTTCAAGTTGCTTGAAATTGTATGAATCAATCAAAGGCTTCTGAAATCAAAACGACACAGTAGTCGAGAACATACACGCGAAAGAGGCTGGATGATTGGTATTTCTCTCTGAACAGCGAGTTCGGGTGCATTTACTTCCGTCTCCAGCGACGGGAACAGAGGCGTCGCCGGTGGGGTTTTCAACCTTTCACAAATCAAACCGAACAAAACAATCAAGTTTTCTCAATCAAACTGGCGAGTTTAACGAGCACAACACGCACGAACACCAGATTACCAGTCGTAATCATTTTTCCCGCTCTCCGCAAAAAGATCGTATCCCCATCCTTTCTTCGCAGATCCCGTCTTGTGCAGCGGGTAAGTCCCTGCATGTTGTTGAAATGAAACAGCTTAATTtcgaaaaaaaatataagaaccGCAAAATCGATCCCGTAATTGGGTGAAGCTTTCACCGTTTGCTTCAAACTCTTCGGAAACAGGCTGGAGGAGGCTGACGACCGAGTCCTTTTCCCGCCTATGCATCTCCCGGAAGAGTAGAAGATCCTCATCTCTGTTTCTCCGGCCATTAACCGGCGCCGCAGAGATTTTCCTGCCAACAACGCCTCTATTCATCGTTAACCCTGGTATTCTTTTCTTAATTGTTTCCTTCAGTCCTCTGTGACTATATACTTCCCGTTCCATTCGGCTACATTTCATGGATTAAGATGGAGAAACGACAGAAGCCGGTGCCACGTGGAACGTCGGCCGGCTGATTTTAGGTCCAATTAGCTGACaaagaaaataaaccaaatttcgACTTAGAGAGAGGCAGGCCCCGAATGGCTGTACTGTAGATGACAAAGTCCAGAATCTTGGGAGGAGTGTGAATGACTAAAATAACCCCTCACACTTGATTTTTGGCAAATCTCTCACTTGATTTTTGGTGCGACTCTTCTCATAAAAGAGATCCCTTGGAGCCTCAACGTCTAGCccaatttgagagagagagagagacatattgctttcttaaaaaaataactttactaatttgatttttgatccatagtaaattgagagagagagagacgtattgttttttttttttaaaagtaactttgctaatttgatttttgatcaATAGTAAATCGTGTTGGCCATTCAAAAACTAGTTGCAGGTGGCATCTATATCCTTTTCatattgatttctaaaatttcttgatttgatttttaaattttaaacacacattcaattttttgtctaattttaactataattttttctaataatCATGTTTTCAATAAACTTCTAATTCCAccagtttattattttttttaagtaaactATAGCAGGTTTGGTTTGCCtaagtttttttaaaagagtTCAAAATATGTcgaacttaaaatttttaagttaataaaaatatttagataaaatgtattttaagttAACAGTTAAAAACATATGTATTTGATAAAACAAAAAGTTAAAAGCagttagaatttataaaaatgacGAATAAGgatatactttaattttaaataaatcaacTCATAAAAAAACTGTTTTTActaaaaagattaattaatatcatttatagatttatatttaaataattaaattgacgtttaaataataatttcaacaaatcataatataattaattaataataaatttgatatttatctaataaattgTATAGTTTATaacaatatataatttatttggttACATAAAAAGTTTTGTTACATGAAGATCTTCaacaaattttgatatattgCATGAGCTATCACATTGTGTTTTTTGTTGGGCCTGTACTAATATGTATGTACACATGTTCTTATACTTATacattaagttttttattttcaaataatgtgtatttattgttaaattcttttagaatttaattttattataataaatcaTTTATTTTAGCACAGtcaatacaaaatatttatgtttaaaaatttaataaatacattttacttgaaaaataaaatatatttttaatctttattctGCAACCTCAAGACAtatgaataatttatatatatatatatattaactgtTTACTCTTGAGAGttaaatgttaatatttatatatgtctTTATATAGTCTTTTATTTTCACCCTCTTTGAAATATTCGATCACTGTTATTGCAACGCATCACGTTGAAGTGCTCTCAATAACGAAAAAAattgtctatttttttattctttattttatgtattattatagTTACGTTTCATTAGGAATTGTTGTggatttattagtaaattaaaatCTATCCAAGAACGATTATTTGAATAGATTTCCAAGGTCATAtgcatatattaaaaaaataatatcttaACAGCAAATACTTAACACATAAGAcataaaatttacataatttagCTTTTAATTTATGTTCATAGTCAATATCTTTCAATTGAGAGATCAGCCTTCTTATTACATTTGTTACTTaagatattaaataaaatgttaaacttttattttacacaaaaataaaaaaacgcaaaaaaaaataaataaaaaataaaaacttgaaaCACAAAATCTGAAGCATCTCTCAGTCaccccttcattttctttctttccttcttttttgttCCTACCCTCTGGGCCGtccctcattttctttccatttcgCAACATTCCTGGCCCTTTCCTGCGTTCGTGCAAGTTCCAAACAGAGCCTTAAGTTAGATGATAACAGATCTGGCCTTCCCAGCGGCCACCTGTTCTCTTTCAGATATATGTCTAGGTCGACAATCCTAGAAACCAGTTCCGACGTCATTGTCCATGGCGTCCACCGGAGTTTCGACCTACCGAGACCGGACATCGGAGTTCCGATCTCTGTTCCAGACATTGAAGAAGATCGGAGGAGTCGCCGATTCCGACAACGCATCACAAAACGCTTCGTCATCTTCGAGGCTGCCGGTGACCTCGTACCGATCTGAATTCAACACGAAGGCTTCGCGGATCGGGTTGGGAATCCACGAAACCTCTCTGAAGATCGCCAGGCTTGCCAAACGTAAATCCTCTCTTTCCGTTCATTTCTCTCTTGATTTATTTGACGAGTTAAGATTTTTAGGCTCTGGATCGCCTTTTGAATCCAAATTTGTTGTTCACATTGTGTTTCGTCTTCCTAAAACTAATTTGTTGCTATCGAAAAAGGAAAATCATTGATTAAATGCAAACTGAAATTTGATGAGGTGATTTGCTTAGGCAGTATGTTTTAGCTCGTGATGGAGGACCACCTAGTACATGCTACTTACGCAGCATTACAAAGCTAATGGATGAGATGATAACACCAATACTACCTGTACCCAAACAATTCACGAAATTTGCACCCTGTACTTCCAACAAGGCTAGCTTTACgatttctagaattttcataATTGAATAGCATGTGTACTTTTTTCTCCTTGCTAAGGTTGTGTGAGAAACTCCACTTGGAGCATAAATTATCGTTTCACACAACAAATTGACAATACGttaattgaattt
It contains:
- the LOC127797922 gene encoding uncharacterized protein LOC127797922 isoform X1, whose translation is MKCSRMEREVYSHRGLKETIKKRIPGLTMNRGVVGRKISAAPVNGRRNRDEDLLLFREMHRREKDSVVSLLQPVSEEFEANGTYPLHKTGSAKKGWGYDLFAESGKNDYDWLKTPPATPLFPSLETEVNAPELAVQREIPIIQPLSRFSGNSATNKASSERGKYPKPKSKAPLRSVTPGERPILSALHNKSTGSKSISSQLKITNQSSTDHFGRRPSVDLTAVKAMNQQKESTQNLLITSNSSLSKSIGSMDSKPKPKSRGVSPRPVRSTVAAQIPGFPDETPPNLRTDRSSSTSRGRSGNPNVPSVQQKTELNPKTRRQSCSPSVTRGRKVEPKQEVTTTSERGKIQTGNGKQILGSRMVDRLMNARKTSAEERETKTRLRGSINENPGFGRLAAKSSVNMALKHIGRTIDTDTTKFVVTMPTIQREELQLP
- the LOC127797922 gene encoding uncharacterized protein LOC127797922 isoform X2, with the protein product MKCSRMEREVYSHRGLKETIKKRIPGLTMNRGVVGRKISAAPVNGRRNRDEDLLLFREMHRREKDSVVSLLQPVSEEFEANGTYPLHKTGSAKKGWGYDLFAESGKNDYDWLKTPPATPLFPSLETEVNAPELAVQREIPIIQPLSRFSGNSATNKASSERGKYPKPKSKAPLRSVTPGERPILSALHNKSTGSKSISSQLKITNQSSTDHFGRRPSVDLTAVKAMNQQKESTQNLLITSNSSLSKSIGSMDSKPKPKSRGVSPRPVRSTVAAQIPGFPDETPPNLRTDRSSSTSRGRSGNPNVPSVQQKTELNPKTRRQSCSPSVTRGRKVEPKQEVTTTSERGKIQTGNGKQILGSRMVDRLMNARKTSAEERETKTRLRGSINENPGFGRLAAKSSVNMALKHIGR